One genomic region from Acidobacteriota bacterium encodes:
- the ctaD gene encoding cytochrome c oxidase subunit I: MAEEKSAPGGDAAVAQSAGDDNYLTHGKGILSWLFTLDHKRIGVMYLVAILSSFFLGGVFAMLIRAELFTPGQTIMTADTYNKMFTLHGAVMIFLFIIPGIPATLGNFVLPLMLGAKDVALPRLNLASFWLWLIGATFAVVSIIVGAVDTGWTFYTPYSTTTGTAVISMTLGAFILGFSSIFTGLNFIVTIHKMRPEGMTWFKMPLFLWGLYSTAIIQVLATPVLGITLLLLVAERTLGVGIFDPALGGDPVLYQHFFWFYSHPAVYIMIVPAMGIMSELISVFSGKHIFGYRFIAYSSIAIALLSFLVWGHHMFTSGQSSLTNMIFSALTFSVAIPSAVKVFNWLATMYKGSIWLAAPMLYALSFLFLFAIGGLTGLFLGALATDIHLHDTYFVVAHFHYVMFGGTVIAFLGGIHYWWPKLFGRMYSERWAQLSAFLIFVGFNLTFFTQFVMGSHGMPRRYYDYLDEFTAYHQASTVGSGILAVGFLIMAGYLLHSLARGEKAPANPWGGATLEWETTSPPPYYNFAHEMRAGDPYDLEALEWDPSIKGYVRKDPSSVLLGEEGTG, encoded by the coding sequence ATGGCTGAAGAGAAATCAGCCCCGGGCGGCGATGCTGCGGTTGCGCAGTCCGCGGGCGACGACAATTACCTCACACACGGCAAGGGGATCCTCTCCTGGCTCTTCACCCTCGATCACAAACGTATCGGGGTGATGTACCTGGTGGCGATTCTGTCGTCATTCTTCCTCGGCGGCGTCTTCGCCATGCTGATCCGCGCGGAGCTTTTCACACCCGGCCAGACGATCATGACGGCCGACACTTACAACAAGATGTTTACCCTGCACGGGGCGGTCATGATCTTCCTGTTCATCATCCCGGGAATCCCGGCGACTCTGGGCAACTTCGTGCTTCCGTTGATGCTCGGCGCCAAGGATGTCGCTCTGCCGCGCCTCAACCTGGCGAGCTTTTGGCTGTGGTTGATCGGCGCCACCTTTGCCGTCGTTTCGATCATCGTCGGAGCGGTCGATACCGGTTGGACATTCTATACCCCGTACTCGACGACCACCGGCACAGCGGTGATCTCGATGACTCTCGGTGCCTTCATTCTCGGATTCTCTTCCATCTTCACCGGGCTCAATTTCATTGTCACCATCCACAAGATGCGGCCGGAGGGCATGACCTGGTTCAAAATGCCGCTTTTCCTGTGGGGCCTTTACTCCACGGCGATCATCCAGGTGCTGGCGACCCCGGTCCTCGGAATCACCCTTTTATTGCTGGTCGCCGAACGAACCCTTGGTGTGGGTATCTTCGATCCTGCACTGGGCGGGGATCCGGTTCTGTATCAGCATTTCTTCTGGTTCTACTCGCACCCGGCGGTTTACATCATGATCGTGCCTGCGATGGGTATCATGAGTGAGCTGATCTCGGTCTTTTCAGGAAAGCACATTTTCGGTTACAGGTTCATTGCCTATTCATCGATCGCCATCGCTCTCCTGAGCTTTCTGGTCTGGGGCCACCACATGTTCACCAGCGGTCAGTCGAGCCTCACCAACATGATTTTTTCGGCCCTGACGTTCTCGGTCGCGATCCCTTCGGCGGTCAAGGTATTCAACTGGCTGGCGACGATGTACAAGGGATCGATCTGGCTCGCGGCACCCATGCTCTACGCGTTGTCCTTCCTCTTCCTGTTTGCCATCGGTGGTTTGACGGGTCTGTTTCTCGGCGCGCTCGCGACCGACATCCACCTCCACGACACATACTTCGTAGTCGCGCACTTCCACTACGTAATGTTCGGCGGCACGGTGATCGCATTCCTCGGCGGCATCCACTACTGGTGGCCAAAGCTCTTCGGCCGCATGTACTCCGAACGGTGGGCACAACTGTCGGCATTCCTGATCTTCGTCGGCTTCAATCTGACCTTCTTTACCCAGTTCGTGATGGGCAGCCACGGAATGCCGCGCCGCTACTACGACTACCTGGACGAGTTCACCGCCTACCACCAGGCGTCGACAGTGGGTTCGGGAATTCTAGCCGTCGGCTTCCTGATAATGGCCGGCTATCTCCTGCACTCGCTGGCCCGGGGAGAGAAGGCACCGGCAAATCCATGGGGCGGGGCAACCCTCGAGTGGGAGACGACCTCTCCGCCGCCCTATTACAACTTCGCGCACGAGATGCGCGCCGGCGACCCGTATGATCTCGAAGCCCTCGAGTGGGACCCGTCGATCAAGGGTTACGTGCGGAAGGACCCGTCTTCGGTTCTCCTGGGTGAAGAAGGGACGGGCTGA